Proteins from one Gemmatimonadetes bacterium SCN 70-22 genomic window:
- a CDS encoding DNA-directed RNA polymerase subunit alpha, which yields MSQAIDLKGLVRPHLVEVRKRDEAPYVAEFVLQPLERGYGHTLGNAMRRMLLSSLRGAAVWGFRIDGVVHEHQTIAGVVEDVHQIIGNLKTLVLSMADDVEETVLRIGKSEAGPVTAGDIDQSGSVRVINPNHHLFTLQDARDINVELYVNKGRGYVESEQHVLDRGLPIDLVRVDAIYNPVRRANFSVAETRVGQRTDYDRLTLTVETNGTITPEEAVSYAAALAQTHFQYFASFGSHASAPMSMGGDSAGGDAARLAQLFKTAIDDLELSVRSVNSLKNSNIRTLGDLVRQTENQILQVKNFGKKSLQEIADLLEREGLNFGMRYEENGEGVRIIDLGTPPSRAAANAPDDEEE from the coding sequence ATGTCTCAAGCGATCGACCTGAAGGGCCTGGTTCGTCCCCACCTCGTCGAGGTCCGGAAGCGGGATGAGGCACCGTACGTCGCCGAATTCGTCCTCCAGCCGCTCGAGCGGGGCTACGGCCACACGCTCGGCAATGCCATGCGGCGCATGCTGCTCTCGTCGCTTCGCGGCGCCGCGGTCTGGGGCTTCCGGATCGATGGAGTGGTGCACGAGCACCAGACCATCGCCGGCGTCGTCGAGGACGTCCACCAGATCATCGGCAACCTCAAGACGCTCGTCCTCAGCATGGCCGACGACGTCGAGGAAACGGTGCTGCGCATCGGGAAGTCCGAGGCGGGGCCCGTCACCGCCGGCGACATCGACCAGAGCGGGAGCGTCCGGGTCATCAACCCGAACCACCACCTGTTCACGCTGCAAGACGCACGCGACATCAACGTCGAGCTCTACGTGAACAAGGGGCGTGGCTACGTCGAGTCCGAGCAGCACGTCCTCGACCGCGGCCTCCCCATCGACCTCGTTCGCGTCGACGCGATCTACAACCCCGTTCGCCGCGCCAACTTCAGCGTCGCGGAGACCCGCGTCGGGCAGCGCACCGACTACGATCGCCTCACGCTCACCGTCGAGACCAACGGCACCATCACGCCGGAAGAGGCGGTCAGCTACGCCGCGGCGCTGGCGCAGACGCACTTCCAGTACTTCGCCTCCTTCGGCTCGCACGCTTCGGCGCCGATGTCGATGGGCGGGGATAGCGCCGGCGGGGATGCGGCTCGCCTCGCGCAGCTCTTCAAGACGGCCATCGACGACCTCGAGCTCTCGGTTCGCTCGGTGAACTCGCTGAAGAACTCCAACATCCGTACCCTGGGTGACCTGGTCCGCCAGACCGAGAACCAGATCCTCCAGGTCAAGAATTTCGGGAAGAAGTCGCTGCAGGAGATCGCTGACCTCCTGGAGCGCGAAGGCTTGAACTTCGGCATGCGCTACGAAGAGAACGGCGAGGGCGTCCGCATCATCGACCTGGGGACCCCGCCGAGCCGCGCGGCCGCGAACGCGCCAGACGACGAAGAGGAGTAA
- a CDS encoding 30S ribosomal protein S4, with protein MRYTGASCRQCRREGTKLFLKGTKCFTEKCPVERRPYPPGQHGQAASRRRKSSEYSKQLREKQKIKRIYGVSETQFRNTFKKVSALPGIHGHNLLAALESRLDNLVYRMGFAPSRKAARQLIRHRHIEIDAKTVDIPSYVVTPGQEVRVRQKSRELTLVQGAMEQATRGASPSWLAVDRDTFSGRMLERPSRPNIPIAAQEQLVVELYSK; from the coding sequence ATGCGCTATACGGGAGCCTCCTGCCGGCAGTGCCGCCGTGAGGGGACGAAGCTGTTCCTCAAGGGGACGAAGTGCTTCACCGAGAAGTGCCCGGTCGAGCGCCGTCCGTACCCCCCGGGTCAGCACGGCCAGGCGGCGTCGCGTCGCCGCAAGTCGTCGGAATACTCCAAGCAGCTGCGCGAGAAGCAGAAGATCAAGCGCATCTACGGGGTCAGCGAAACGCAGTTCCGCAACACCTTCAAGAAGGTGTCGGCGCTGCCGGGAATTCACGGCCACAACCTGCTCGCGGCGCTGGAAAGCCGCCTCGACAACCTGGTCTACCGCATGGGCTTCGCCCCCAGCCGCAAGGCGGCGCGTCAGCTCATCCGGCATCGGCACATCGAGATCGACGCCAAGACGGTCGACATCCCCAGCTATGTCGTGACCCCGGGCCAGGAGGTGCGCGTGCGCCAGAAGTCGCGCGAGCTGACCCTGGTGCAGGGAGCGATGGAGCAGGCGACCCGCGGGGCTTCCCCGTCGTGGCTCGCGGTCGATCGCGACACCTTCTCGGGTCGCATGCTCGAGCGCCCCTCGCGCCCGAACATCCCGATCGCCGCCCAGGAGCAGCTGGTCGTCGAGCTGTACTCGAAGTAA
- a CDS encoding 30S ribosomal protein S11 has translation MATGKKTKRVVEAEGIAHINATFNNTLVTITDMHGNAISWGTSGKAGFKGSKKSTPFAATVAAEQCAREALTAGVRRVHVRVQGPGSGRESAIQALASAGLQVKSIKDVTPIPHNGCRPPKRRRV, from the coding sequence ATGGCGACCGGGAAAAAGACCAAGCGCGTCGTGGAGGCGGAGGGGATCGCCCACATCAACGCGACGTTCAACAACACGCTGGTGACGATCACCGACATGCATGGCAATGCCATCTCGTGGGGGACGTCCGGCAAGGCGGGGTTCAAGGGCTCCAAGAAGTCGACGCCGTTCGCGGCGACGGTCGCGGCCGAGCAGTGCGCGCGCGAAGCGCTCACCGCCGGCGTGCGACGCGTGCACGTGCGCGTGCAGGGGCCCGGTTCGGGGCGTGAGTCGGCCATCCAGGCGCTCGCGTCGGCCGGCCTGCAGGTGAAGTCGATCAAGGACGTGACGCCGATTCCGCACAACGGCTGCCGTCCCCCGAAGCGCCGGAGGGTCTGA
- a CDS encoding 30S ribosomal protein S13 produces the protein MARIAGVDLPRDKKVEIGLTYIFGIGRAVAKEILGKTGVSSDLRVRDLSDGDVNKLRQVIEKDYRVEGALRTEVAMNIKRLMDIGSYRGIRHRRGLPVRGQRTHTNARTKKGPRRAIAGKKKVTK, from the coding sequence ATGGCGCGTATCGCTGGTGTCGATCTCCCTCGCGACAAGAAGGTCGAGATCGGGTTGACGTACATCTTCGGGATCGGGCGTGCCGTCGCGAAGGAGATTCTCGGGAAGACCGGGGTCTCGTCCGACCTGCGCGTGCGCGATCTGTCCGATGGCGACGTGAACAAGCTCCGTCAGGTCATCGAGAAGGATTATCGCGTCGAGGGTGCGTTGCGCACCGAGGTCGCGATGAACATCAAGCGACTGATGGACATCGGCTCGTACCGAGGGATCCGTCATCGCCGTGGGCTCCCCGTGCGCGGTCAGCGCACTCACACCAATGCGCGCACGAAGAAGGGACCGCGTCGCGCGATCGCGGGCAAGAAGAAGGTGACCAAGTAG